One Nocardia iowensis DNA window includes the following coding sequences:
- the purF gene encoding amidophosphoribosyltransferase: MTNAELPVDSPISDVNGSTATPDQVENEPREECGVFGVWAPSEDVAKLTYYGLYALQHRGQEAAGIAVSDGSQILVFKDLGLVSQVFDEQTLAAMPGHIAVGHCRYSTTGGVTWENAQPIFRTTSVGSGLALGHNGNLVNTAELAGRARELGLIGATVANGRPQPIAATSDSDVITALLAHASADSSIEQAAMELLPTLRGAFCLTFMDEHTLYAARDPHGVRPLCLGRLDRGWVVASETAALDIVGAAFVREIEPGELLAIDADGVRSMRFANPEPKGCVFEYVYLARPDSTIAGRSVHATRVEIGRRLAKEHPVEADLVIPVPESGTPAAVGYAQGSGVPYGQGLMKNAYVGRTFIQPSQTIRQLGIRLKLNPLREVIRGKRLIVVDDSIVRGNTQRALIRMLREAGALEIHVRIASPPVKWPCFYGIDFASPAELIANGSGAEGSFDEMVEGVRRSIGADTLGYISTEGMIAATEQPRSRLCCACFDGSYPIALPTEAAIGKNLLEGMLTGQPEAMLLGENANASALSRP; encoded by the coding sequence GTGACCAACGCCGAACTGCCGGTCGACAGCCCGATCTCCGATGTCAATGGCTCAACCGCCACCCCCGATCAGGTCGAGAACGAGCCACGCGAAGAGTGTGGCGTGTTCGGAGTCTGGGCGCCGAGCGAGGACGTGGCGAAGCTCACGTACTACGGCTTGTACGCGCTGCAGCACCGCGGGCAGGAGGCGGCGGGCATCGCGGTATCCGACGGTTCGCAGATCTTGGTCTTCAAGGATCTCGGCTTGGTCAGTCAGGTATTCGACGAGCAGACGCTGGCCGCCATGCCGGGCCACATCGCCGTCGGTCACTGCCGCTACTCCACCACCGGCGGCGTGACCTGGGAAAATGCCCAGCCCATCTTCCGCACCACCTCGGTCGGTTCCGGACTGGCCTTGGGCCACAACGGCAATCTGGTCAATACCGCCGAATTGGCCGGTCGCGCACGGGAACTCGGACTCATCGGCGCCACCGTCGCGAACGGCCGCCCGCAGCCGATCGCCGCGACTTCCGACTCCGACGTGATCACCGCGCTGCTCGCGCACGCGTCCGCGGATTCGAGCATCGAGCAGGCGGCGATGGAGCTGCTGCCGACGCTGCGTGGCGCGTTCTGCCTGACCTTCATGGACGAGCACACCCTCTACGCCGCGCGCGACCCGCACGGTGTCCGCCCGCTGTGCCTCGGCAGGCTGGACCGTGGCTGGGTTGTTGCCAGCGAAACCGCGGCATTGGACATCGTCGGCGCCGCGTTCGTCCGTGAGATCGAACCCGGCGAACTGCTGGCGATCGATGCCGACGGTGTGCGGTCGATGCGCTTCGCCAACCCCGAGCCCAAGGGCTGTGTCTTCGAGTACGTGTACCTGGCCCGGCCGGACAGCACCATCGCAGGCCGCTCGGTACACGCCACCCGGGTCGAGATCGGCCGCCGTTTGGCCAAGGAGCATCCGGTCGAGGCCGATCTGGTGATCCCGGTGCCCGAATCCGGCACCCCGGCCGCCGTCGGCTACGCACAGGGCTCCGGCGTGCCCTACGGCCAGGGCCTGATGAAGAACGCCTATGTCGGGCGCACCTTCATCCAGCCGAGCCAGACCATCCGTCAGCTCGGCATCCGGCTCAAGCTCAACCCGCTGCGCGAGGTCATTCGCGGCAAGCGACTGATCGTGGTGGACGATTCGATCGTTCGCGGTAACACCCAGCGCGCGCTGATCCGCATGCTGCGCGAGGCGGGCGCGCTGGAGATCCACGTCCGGATCGCGTCGCCGCCGGTGAAGTGGCCGTGCTTCTACGGCATCGACTTCGCCTCGCCCGCCGAGTTGATCGCCAACGGTTCAGGTGCCGAAGGCAGCTTCGACGAGATGGTGGAGGGCGTACGCCGCTCGATCGGCGCCGACACCCTCGGCTACATCTCCACCGAGGGCATGATCGCCGCCACCGAACAACCGCGCTCCCGGCTGTGCTGCGCCTGCTTCGACGGCAGCTACCCGATCGCGCTGCCCACCGAGGCGGCCATCGGCAAGAACCTGCTGGAAGGCATGCTCACCGGGCAGCCCGAGGCAATGCTGCTGGGCGAGAACGCGAATGCGAGCGCGCTGAGCCGTCCGTGA